The Bacillales bacterium genome contains the following window.
GAATCCGTCCGCCCCCGACCTCCCTCGCTTCGCTCGGAAACTTCAGGCGGACATCCATCTCTTCGGCATTCAGCAAGCCGCCGACGGTGAATCCTCCCTTCAGCGAAAGACCTTCGGCTTCTACGTCTCCGCCTGCCCGCACATGCCCTTTCGCATCCATCTTCTCCGCCCGGCAGCTATCGGCCGCTTCCAGCGCCCCTCTAAGCTTCAAATGGCTCGCCGACAAGCTGCCGCCCATTTTCAATTCTCCATATACGCGCGCACGATCTGCCTTCACATGCGCCGCGGTCTCCACTGCCCCAGCTGCATGAAAGCTTTCCGCTTTCACGTTTCCGTCAAATGACGCATTCCCGCGCGTTTTGCAGCTCACGCAACAAAGCTCGCCGTTCACGCTCCCTTCGCCGATGATTCTCACCTTGTCGAAATTTCCGCCGCCCGAACGGCCGGATCCGATCATTCGCAAATGCTGAACCGCTTCGTGTGCCACTTCGCAACCTCCTTAAGTTTCCTAACCCAACCGATGCCCGGCAGAATTCATCTATGATTTCCGGTCGTTCTTCACATTCGCACCTTCATCTACATCCAACGTCTCACCGTATTCGACGAGATCAATCGCGCAGCCTTTCCCAATTCGCACGCGCTGACCCCGCACAACTTTCGCGCTAGTGTACTCAAGCGAGACGTCGTCTCCTTCAATCGTTTCCACGGTCAACTTGACCGGAAACAACGTCTTCATCATTTTCATCCATCCGTGTTTTTCGTGGCGAATCACGATCCGCTTGCCGCCGATTTCTCCTGCCTGCGACTTGCCGTGAACGTCCAGGTCGATCGTTTCAGCGTTCAACAGCCCTCCGATCCTGAACTGCCCTCCGCCTTGCACCGACTCCGCTTCACAATCACCGCCGATCGTTACTCGTCCGCGTATCCTCACTTCTTCACCCGTTACCGTTCCGCCAATCTTTCCGTCCCCGGAAATTTCTACGTCCCGCGCGGTCAAATTTTCGCCGATTCTCGCTTTCCCGTTTACGGTCACTTTCCCGGCTTCCACCCGGTCGTTCAACTCCGCATATCCGTTTACGATGAGCGTCTCCGTCTTCACTTTTCCGCGAAAGACGCCCCATCCGTTGCAATCGAACGTATCGCATTCCACATCGCCTTCTACGACGCCGCGACCGTTCACGCTGACTTTCTTGAAACGGCCGCCTGCCGCAGACGCATGGCCGTTGATCACTAAATCTCGTTCCACCGCTTTCCCCTCCGTTACAACCATTTCATTTTTAACGCTTGTATCTTCTCCGCCAGATCGATCTGTTCAACAACCTTTGTTTCCTCGTCAAACCGCGCCAAAGCTAAGTTGGAACAGAGCAAACATGCGGAAACCCCCAGTTTGCGAATGATAAGCAACGTGCAGCTTTCGTTTTCAAACTCGGAAGAATGATCCTTCATCACTTGCAAGACCATTTTTCCTTCGTCGCGATTAATGTTCCCTCCAGTAAGCAACCCATGAAGCACGTACAATTGCAAAACCTCTCCGAACGTAAACGACTCCTTTTCGCCGTACCGCTCCATATAAAAATCGAGCACCGCTTGTGAACAAATGCCGCGCGGCGACAACTCGTTTGAAGGCAGCTTAGTGTCCGCCAAATCCGGAGACAACATGCCTGCCAACTCGTCGAGCGACAAGTCGCCTTTCAGTTGCTGAATTTTTTCGATACGGTCAAGAATTCGCTCCCTAGGAAAAAACGTTTCCTGACCTGTGTACGTCGATTTGCGAATGAACCATTCCTCCGGAATCAAATGCTTGCGCTTCCAGCGATACAGCTGCCCATAAGAAATGCCCGTCGCGTCGAGCAATTCTTTTTTCGAAATGAACGCCTCTTCCATGGCGGTTCCCTCCTCGTGTGCTGATAGTGTAACATAACACTGTTACGTATGTACAGAAAAATTTCAGCGGCTCCCACGGAAGCCGCCAAATGCCGGTATTACTTGTAAGGAATCGGTTTCCGCCGTTTCGATCGAAACGCTTGGAATGAGACTTTCATCGAAGAATACGTCCCGACGGCAGCTGAGCCGTAAAAGCCGCCCATGAACAAAGCGGCCATGAGATCATGTTTATGGCTGTACAAAATCGATAAAGCCATCCCCGCTCCCCATGCAATCGTCGGATATGCTTGGCGCGGGAGGCGCAGAAGCTTGAAACA
Protein-coding sequences here:
- a CDS encoding polymer-forming cytoskeletal protein, with amino-acid sequence MERDLVINGHASAAGGRFKKVSVNGRGVVEGDVECDTFDCNGWGVFRGKVKTETLIVNGYAELNDRVEAGKVTVNGKARIGENLTARDVEISGDGKIGGTVTGEEVRIRGRVTIGGDCEAESVQGGGQFRIGGLLNAETIDLDVHGKSQAGEIGGKRIVIRHEKHGWMKMMKTLFPVKLTVETIEGDDVSLEYTSAKVVRGQRVRIGKGCAIDLVEYGETLDVDEGANVKNDRKS
- a CDS encoding YhbD family protein, whose amino-acid sequence is MEEAFISKKELLDATGISYGQLYRWKRKHLIPEEWFIRKSTYTGQETFFPRERILDRIEKIQQLKGDLSLDELAGMLSPDLADTKLPSNELSPRGICSQAVLDFYMERYGEKESFTFGEVLQLYVLHGLLTGGNINRDEGKMVLQVMKDHSSEFENESCTLLIIRKLGVSACLLCSNLALARFDEETKVVEQIDLAEKIQALKMKWL